The Microcoleus sp. AS-A8 DNA window TGATTGACTTTGGGATTGCACGGGGGTTTAATACCGACTCAACACAGACTCATACCAATCTGGTGTCGGATGGCTATGCCCCGTTGGAACAGTATTTAGTTAAAGAAAAGCGCACCCCGGCGTCGGATGTTTACGGTTTGGCGGCAACTCTCTATGCCCTTCTAACCGCACAAGTCCCAACTCCCGCCGTCATTCGCGATCGCCAACCCATGCCAGCCCCCCGCGAACTGCAACCTCAGATGAGTGCTGCGGTGAATCAAGCCATTATGCGCGGCATGTCTGTAGAAGCGCGTTTTCGACCAGCCAATGTGGAGGAATGGCTGTCGCTGTTACCCAACCCGCAGCTTGCTCAAGTTAATGGTACCCCGATCTCCAGCTCCACCCACACCGGCACAACAGCTCCGATCAATGCCCAGCAACTGGCTCAATTAAAGAAAAAATCGCTGTCTTCTCCTCATCTGCCCGTATTGAATCGCTTGGGGGTTCGGGGTATTGCCATGGGCGGAGTGGCTGCGATCGCTACGGGTTTAGTCGCCTTGGGCGCTGTTCAGCATCAGTCTAAGCCTAAACCCCCCACCGCCACACCTACAGCCACTGTTGAGCCTTCCGCCTCGCCCGTTCCTCTTCCCAGTACGGATGCGAATAAGGAGGAGACTTCTACTAGTAATGACGAGACTTCTACTAATAATGACGAGACTCCGCAGAAGTCTACTAAATCGCCATCTCCGGTTCAATCTCAACCCTCTGTGAAGCAGAAGCAGAATCGCTCCTCTTCCTCTACCACTTCTCAAGAAGAACCCGTTCGCAGAACTTACCCCAGAAAATCCTACCGCCAAAAATCAGACCCACAAAAGGAATCGCAATCTACACCTGCTTCGTCATCATCCTCCCGTTCTCAGAGTTCTCGTCGCAAGCGGGTAGAATCACCGTCCAAACCTACCCGTAAATCCTATCCTCCCGTATCCAAGCCGGCTCCGGTGTCCCCACCTAAAGAACCGCAGCCACAAGTCCAAAGGCCATCGGGGCAAACCCAAGCCCCTGCATCTGAGGCACCACTACTGCCACCAGAACCCATCAGTCAACCTAAACCCGTTGAAAACTCAGTACCGCTACCTCCACCGGAAGCCGTACAGCCCAAGAAATCCGCACCAAATAATGCTAGTGGTGACAACCAGAGCAGCAGTGGAGAAGATGCTTCGGGAGGTATTAACTAAGATTAGTACCCTGATATCTTGCACCACAACCTATGTATTAAACTGTCGCGCATCTAACTTGCACAGGACTTACGCTACTGTCACACGCGAGCGTCAGTTTGACTTATGCCAGAGTGATGCTTATAGCGGTTTGCATTTAGATGAGGTACAAGGCTGAGAGTTTTAAGGCAGAGGGCACCGGAGGAGTTCTGTGGATACGAGCTTTGCGGCATTGACAAGGTTTAATGCCAGTTAATGGCTTGAGTTCTCTGTGAAACTCCTCAATTCTGAGCGCGAAGAGCACACACCTCTTACACGACATTCGTCGAATCTTGAGTTAAGTCATTAGTAACGACAAATTCTGTTCTGTCGGTAGAGATTTTTTCCCGGAATAGCTTCACTTTTTTTGTCTATCCATTAAGTCTGTGTCAAAAGGCAAAACCTGATAGTAGATAAGGCTTTGCCTCATCTCCAACACAGGCTATAGCTTACTTTTGCCATCCCCATTTAGTCGTAGATTCGGTAATCAATTATCCAAAATTGTCCGGTTTCGGGATTGATATCATGTCCGGTCAAACACCCTTAATAAAAATGCCTGAAACCCTTGTTTTTATAGCATTGTCATAATGGACAATTAATAAAACTTGATATGGCATCAACACAGCCTGTCCTGTTGAACTCCTAGATACCTACCGCAGTGAGCTTCTCGCCATATCTCTTACTTCATGGGGTTGGCGATCGCATGTGACAGATGCGTAACTCCTGAGGCTGTCAAATAACTTGACGATCGCCAGCCAAACTCTTTAATTTGTAGCTAACCTCGCTCTCTGGAAAATACTATGTCAGCCAAAATACTAGTTGTAGATGATGAGTCAGACTTAGAAC harbors:
- a CDS encoding protein kinase; protein product: MNLLVGKTLQGGKYTLEQELGRGGFGVTYKATHHYLDQVVVIKTLNESLQLHPEFPRFQHRFQDEAKALALCVHPNIVRVSDFFVEAEWPYMVMDYVAGLTLQALVFPGRPLDEATAIYYIRQVGEALKVVHQKGLLHRDIKPANIILRQGTQEVVLIDFGIARGFNTDSTQTHTNLVSDGYAPLEQYLVKEKRTPASDVYGLAATLYALLTAQVPTPAVIRDRQPMPAPRELQPQMSAAVNQAIMRGMSVEARFRPANVEEWLSLLPNPQLAQVNGTPISSSTHTGTTAPINAQQLAQLKKKSLSSPHLPVLNRLGVRGIAMGGVAAIATGLVALGAVQHQSKPKPPTATPTATVEPSASPVPLPSTDANKEETSTSNDETSTNNDETPQKSTKSPSPVQSQPSVKQKQNRSSSSTTSQEEPVRRTYPRKSYRQKSDPQKESQSTPASSSSSRSQSSRRKRVESPSKPTRKSYPPVSKPAPVSPPKEPQPQVQRPSGQTQAPASEAPLLPPEPISQPKPVENSVPLPPPEAVQPKKSAPNNASGDNQSSSGEDASGGIN